Proteins from one Deltaproteobacteria bacterium genomic window:
- a CDS encoding glycosyltransferase family 2 protein, translating to MSSQAPAPAPSVFRPGILIPAYDCAATLGAVVADARALGLSILVVDDGSHDETATVAHAAGADVVQHPRNRGKGAALVTGMRALAERGFTHALTMDGDGQHLPREIPTLLDAASADPSAIVIGVRRRGNQEVAGINLFGNRFANLCVRSAAGVPLPDTQSGFRVYPLASTLGLPRQGEHFEYESTSIIFAARARVPIRSVDVDVYYPPVAERRSHYRKVVDTLRIIRAVAPLLVRR from the coding sequence ATGTCGTCGCAGGCCCCCGCACCAGCTCCGTCCGTCTTTCGACCGGGCATCCTGATCCCCGCGTACGACTGTGCCGCCACCCTCGGTGCCGTCGTCGCCGACGCGCGCGCTCTGGGGTTGTCGATCCTCGTCGTCGATGACGGATCCCACGACGAGACGGCGACCGTCGCCCACGCCGCGGGCGCCGACGTCGTGCAACACCCGCGCAATCGAGGGAAGGGCGCAGCGCTCGTGACCGGCATGCGGGCGCTCGCCGAACGCGGGTTCACGCACGCGCTCACGATGGACGGTGACGGCCAGCACCTGCCGCGCGAGATCCCGACGCTGCTCGACGCGGCCTCCGCCGACCCTTCCGCGATCGTGATCGGCGTCCGGCGGCGCGGGAACCAGGAGGTGGCGGGGATCAACCTCTTCGGCAATCGCTTCGCGAATCTCTGCGTCCGGAGCGCCGCCGGAGTGCCGCTGCCCGATACGCAGTCCGGGTTTCGCGTCTACCCCCTCGCGTCGACGTTGGGTTTGCCAAGGCAAGGCGAACATTTCGAGTACGAATCGACGTCGATCATCTTCGCCGCCCGCGCTCGCGTGCCGATCCGTTCGGTGGACGTCGACGTCTACTATCCGCCCGTCGCCGAACGGCGCAGCCACTACCGCAAGGTCGTGGATACACTCCGCATCATACGCGCAGTGGCGCCGCTCCTGGTGCGACGCTGA